The following proteins come from a genomic window of Candidatus Cloacimonadota bacterium:
- a CDS encoding 2,3,4,5-tetrahydropyridine-2,6-dicarboxylate N-succinyltransferase, producing the protein SRQMKNEPGFQVYCPIIVKYRDAKTDNALQLETDLRAVLE; encoded by the coding sequence GCAGCCGCCAAATGAAGAACGAACCTGGTTTTCAAGTCTATTGTCCCATCATCGTGAAATATCGCGACGCCAAAACTGACAACGCTCTGCAGCTTGAAACTGACCTGCGCGCAGTTTTGGAATAG